Part of the Brassica oleracea var. oleracea cultivar TO1000 chromosome C8, BOL, whole genome shotgun sequence genome is shown below.
TCTGCTTGAATCTCATCTGAAAGTATTGTTGAACAGGAGCTAGTGGAGAAGCTGAACATGCCATCTGACGCGAAGTTGATGCAAATAGCTGTGTCTGACTTGAACAATGCTTCCTTGTCTCTTGAAGATCGTCACCGTGCTTTGCACGAGCTCTTGATCCTTGTAGAACCTATCGATAATGCAAATGGTAACGAGAAGCTTTAGATTCGCTATATGTTCTATTTTACGGTGATGTTGTTTGTGTCTTCCCTGACTATACATGACTGTGTACAGATTTGAGCAAATCAGGAGGGCTTAAAGTTGTGGCAGGAGAGCTTAATCATTCTGACTCAGAGGTAAGGAAGCTAGCTGCGTGGGTGCTAGGGAAGGCCAGCCAAAACAACCCTTTTGTTCAAGCGCAGGTTTGTTTCCTCCGTTGAACTTGCAGAGCAGGACTGTGTATAGAAGCCATCTGAAGCTTTCTTGTTTTGTGAATCTTGGTAACAGGTTCTTGAACTTGGTGCTTTGACAACACTGATTAAGATGGTGAACTCCAGCTCGACTGAAGAAGCTGTGAAAGCACTCTTTGCTGTCTCTGCCTTGGTACGGAACAACGTAGCTGGCCAGGACATGTTTTATGCATCACGTGGATACATTATGCTTCAGGTGAGCTCACCAGAAAGACATCATTACACTGTCAGTTTTTGGAAAAACCATTCATTACATTATGCTTCGTTCTCCAGGATGTAATGAGCAATGGGAGCTTGGATATTAAGCTGAGACGTAAAGCTGTATTCTTAGTGGGTGATTTGGCTGAGTTTCAATTACAGAACACAGATCAGAAAGCTGAACTCCCTATATTCAGTGATCGTTTGTTCCTAAAATCCGTGGTGGATTTGATCCTTGTCCTTGATCTTGATCTCCAGGAGAAGGTGAAACTCTTAACAGGACACACTGACCTTATTATATTATTCCTCTATGAAGCTTTTGCCACACATCTCCTTCTAACTTCTGCTAATTTGTGTAAATATGTTTCAGGC
Proteins encoded:
- the LOC106307717 gene encoding hsp70 nucleotide exchange factor FES1; translation: MNFFRCLSLLVVIALVNGTIAEKANSSGGMVWATARDEAELVEDSGLVIGEQDQIDGGFSSLDGMLHWAIGHSDPATLKEAAKDAQKMSMDELQKRQVELKELVEKLNMPSDAKLMQIAVSDLNNASLSLEDRHRALHELLILVEPIDNANDLSKSGGLKVVAGELNHSDSEVRKLAAWVLGKASQNNPFVQAQVLELGALTTLIKMVNSSSTEEAVKALFAVSALVRNNVAGQDMFYASRGYIMLQDVMSNGSLDIKLRRKAVFLVGDLAEFQLQNTDQKAELPIFSDRLFLKSVVDLILVLDLDLQEKALTAINTLLQLKSIEPLILRDFCGLEGALERMKLQLEESMADEDKRDYAADVESLRGEVELIFRKKLGLL